A region from the Vicia villosa cultivar HV-30 ecotype Madison, WI linkage group LG3, Vvil1.0, whole genome shotgun sequence genome encodes:
- the LOC131656317 gene encoding agamous-like MADS-box protein AGL80: MAAKNIEVDYITDDSKRNTTFRKRKQGIIKKMDEITTLCGIDACGIIYDENMSQPTIWPSKDTFQTLMDKFRTLPESEQRKVTLDHEDFLKNTIAKDREKLIKQTDIITKKNKMNNLLDHFIRTGEFDGNDLSESDLEDLSLLIDDNLKGLGQMTK; encoded by the exons ATGGCTGCCAAAAATATTGAGGTTGACTACATTACTGACGACTCCAAGAGAAATACAACATTCAGAAAAAGGAAGCAAG GTATCATCAAGAAGATGGATGAAATTACCACCCTTTGTGGAAttgatgcatgtggtataatctaTGATGAAAATATGTCACAGCCAACAATTTGGCCATCAAAAGATACATTTCAAACATTGATGGACAAATTTAGAACCCTTCCTGAATCAGAACAAAGAAAAGTGACGTTGGATCACGAGGACTTCTTgaagaacacaatagcaaaagATCGTGAGAAATTAATCAAACAAACAGACATCATCACCAAGAAGAATAAAATGAATAATTTACTTGATCATTTTATCCGAACAGGTGAATTTGACGGAAATGATTTGAGCGAAAGTGATCTCGAAGATTTGTCATTGCTTATTGATGACAACCTAAAAGGACTTGGGCAGATGACGAAATAA